In Phycisphaerae bacterium, one genomic interval encodes:
- the tssK gene encoding type VI secretion system baseplate subunit TssK has product MTFWTEIHWYEGMFLRPHHLQAAQRRLETLLRSSLDVACTFAWGFVELEIAKEPLENCTLRVDRCEARLKDGTWVRVPENTDVAPLNFEAALGTGGGSVDLYLGVPQMQEVRANAVPLENPERVTGAPRYEPHALTRRDENTGENPQTLYIRRMRGKLFYAGQDMTGYEVVRLCRVKRTDRPGANPEVDDLGAGPLLAIQADAGLSGLIKSLADQVDAKDDVLAREAHEHRMAFTDGVGANTEHLLKLHALNATRAELRALLQSPLLHPYDVFVGLCKLIGQLSVFHDDLVPGQLPTYDHDRPAQSLDEVRRRLLVLLDALRPLAYMERPFARKKDTQGRDGLEVDLDRAWIDENLDMYVGLHADDKSIEEVQQIIYSQLDMKLASPQRSPRIHNIAVRGLRLQVKAVPAGTLPRRTGLHYFRVDKTIGPDRTDYWRECEQERGIRMSIREGQMAAMEQFRPTLYVCAKGTGR; this is encoded by the coding sequence ATGACGTTCTGGACCGAAATCCACTGGTATGAGGGCATGTTCCTCCGGCCGCACCACCTCCAGGCCGCGCAACGCCGCCTGGAGACGCTCTTGCGGAGCTCGCTCGACGTCGCCTGCACGTTTGCCTGGGGCTTCGTCGAGCTGGAGATCGCCAAGGAGCCGCTGGAGAACTGCACGCTCCGCGTCGACCGCTGCGAAGCGCGGCTCAAGGACGGCACCTGGGTGCGCGTCCCCGAGAACACCGACGTCGCCCCGCTGAACTTCGAGGCCGCGCTCGGCACCGGCGGCGGCAGCGTCGATCTCTATCTCGGCGTACCCCAGATGCAGGAGGTGCGCGCCAACGCCGTGCCGCTCGAAAACCCCGAACGCGTCACCGGCGCGCCGCGCTACGAGCCGCACGCCCTGACCCGGCGCGACGAGAACACCGGCGAGAATCCCCAGACGCTCTACATCCGCCGGATGCGCGGCAAGCTCTTCTACGCCGGGCAGGACATGACCGGCTACGAGGTCGTCCGCCTCTGCCGCGTCAAGCGCACCGACCGGCCGGGGGCCAATCCCGAGGTGGACGATCTCGGGGCGGGGCCGCTGCTCGCCATCCAGGCCGATGCCGGGCTCTCCGGACTCATCAAGTCCCTCGCCGACCAGGTCGACGCCAAGGACGACGTCCTCGCCCGCGAGGCCCACGAGCACCGCATGGCCTTCACCGACGGCGTCGGCGCCAACACCGAGCACCTCCTCAAGCTCCACGCCCTCAATGCCACCCGCGCCGAGCTCCGCGCCCTGCTCCAGAGCCCGCTCCTCCACCCCTACGACGTCTTCGTCGGCCTCTGCAAGCTCATCGGCCAACTGTCCGTCTTCCACGACGACCTCGTCCCCGGGCAGCTCCCCACGTACGACCACGACCGGCCCGCCCAGTCCCTCGACGAGGTCCGCCGCCGCCTGCTCGTCCTCCTCGACGCCCTCCGGCCCCTGGCCTACATGGAACGCCCCTTCGCCCGCAAGAAGGACACCCAGGGCCGCGACGGCCTCGAGGTCGACCTCGACCGCGCCTGGATCGACGAGAACCTCGACATGTACGTCGGCCTCCACGCCGACGACAAATCCATCGAGGAGGTCCAGCAGATCATCTACTCCCAGCTCGACATGAAGCTCGCCTCGCCCCAACGCAGCCCGCGCATCCACAACATCGCCGTCCGCGGCCTGCGCCTCCAGGTCAAGGCCGTCCCCGCCGGCACCCTGCCCCGCCGCACCGGACTGCACTACTTCCGCGTCGACAAGACCATCGGCCCCGACCGCACCGACTACTGGCGCGAGTGCGAACAGGAACGCGGCATCCGCATGAGCATCCGCGAGGGCCAGATGGCCGCCATGGAACAGTTCCGACCCACCCTCTACGTCTGCGCCAAGGGGACCGGCCGATGA
- a CDS encoding DotU family type IV/VI secretion system protein produces the protein MTTADETTPLRLTEICWPVFDYLINLARQIHHGSPPPPDQVRYEMLSALRDAEDLARRDPQAERIWNDHLKAMLVYLIDYKLLNTAWQGRDYWFENRFETDPGILDHVEALGGEKFFQDCDEVQREYEVAERRERRDTHELAELLNLYFICLRLGFRGQYHDRPQELADYTRRLFSRLPAYATTRGKEMFPEAYKHNQELKVDYKLGMSLALVLVILGVVVAVALGTFRIAWYRETAEIARAAQAWDQPEAGVATSQP, from the coding sequence ATGACCACCGCCGACGAAACCACGCCGCTGCGCCTGACCGAAATCTGCTGGCCCGTGTTCGACTACCTCATCAACCTCGCCCGGCAAATCCACCACGGCAGCCCCCCACCCCCCGACCAGGTCCGCTACGAAATGCTCTCCGCCCTCCGCGACGCCGAAGACCTCGCCCGCCGCGACCCCCAGGCCGAACGCATCTGGAACGACCACCTCAAGGCCATGCTCGTCTACCTCATCGACTACAAACTGCTCAACACGGCCTGGCAGGGACGCGACTACTGGTTCGAAAACCGGTTCGAGACGGACCCGGGGATTCTGGATCATGTGGAGGCGCTGGGGGGCGAGAAGTTCTTCCAGGACTGCGACGAGGTGCAGCGCGAATACGAGGTGGCGGAGCGGCGCGAGCGGCGGGACACGCACGAGCTGGCCGAGCTGCTGAACCTGTATTTCATCTGCCTGCGGCTGGGATTTCGCGGCCAGTATCACGATCGCCCGCAGGAACTGGCGGATTACACGCGGCGTCTGTTCTCGCGCCTGCCGGCCTACGCCACGACCCGCGGCAAGGAGATGTTCCCCGAGGCGTACAAGCACAACCAGGAACTGAAGGTGGACTACAAGCTCGGCATGAGCCTGGCCCTGGTGCTCGTCATCCTCGGCGTCGTGGTGGCCGTGGCGCTGGGCACGTTCCGGATCGCGTGGTACCGCGAGACGGCGGAGATTGCCCGGGCGGCGCAGGCCTGGGACCAGCCGGAGGCGGGCGTGGCGACGAGCCAGCCATAG
- a CDS encoding DUF2094 domain-containing protein yields MGWKDLFKSKAPKAEPDPRLRWFGKLPTYADYYSSATDQDWAVEFHEWVLKGYETYLMRQREQPRESRLPSAAAILRLPKSGMTVFASIQDYGGDMRGRPFPLCFYTGVPSVQWPGPTSARVPAGLRVLRDLTDLREAVFHFFNAPGRFEAVFSGREIDLSGVDEQTSDTSWEPAARALSLAQWFDSAKACLKVDDVQAWLRLATAWGDNIARLESDEFEPTLRFPLVMAIPFDVQVTGWLRWLERRMNLEERFVSLFVCKDEAGDTGRLTIVARELMTDDFLLISAHACTLPYIDDLCVLGGSTLSATAEAPSAPAEPSDGGFVRAPAQWADFVESAVSK; encoded by the coding sequence ATGGGCTGGAAGGACCTGTTCAAATCCAAGGCGCCGAAGGCGGAGCCGGACCCGCGTCTGCGCTGGTTCGGCAAGTTGCCGACCTACGCGGACTATTACAGTTCGGCGACCGATCAGGACTGGGCCGTGGAATTCCATGAGTGGGTCCTCAAGGGCTACGAGACCTACCTCATGCGACAGCGCGAGCAGCCGCGTGAGAGCCGCCTGCCCTCGGCCGCCGCCATCCTGCGGCTGCCCAAGTCGGGCATGACCGTGTTCGCCTCAATCCAGGACTACGGCGGGGACATGCGCGGGCGACCGTTTCCGCTGTGTTTCTATACGGGTGTGCCCAGCGTGCAATGGCCGGGGCCGACGAGCGCCCGCGTCCCGGCCGGGCTGCGCGTGCTGCGTGACCTGACCGACCTGCGCGAGGCGGTCTTTCACTTTTTCAACGCGCCGGGGCGCTTCGAGGCGGTGTTCAGCGGGCGCGAGATTGATCTCAGCGGGGTGGACGAGCAGACCAGCGACACGTCGTGGGAACCGGCGGCGCGGGCCCTGAGCCTGGCGCAGTGGTTCGACAGCGCGAAGGCCTGCCTGAAGGTCGACGACGTGCAGGCCTGGCTGCGCCTGGCTACCGCGTGGGGCGACAACATCGCCCGGCTCGAATCAGACGAGTTTGAGCCGACGCTGCGTTTTCCCCTCGTCATGGCCATCCCGTTCGATGTGCAGGTCACCGGCTGGTTGCGCTGGCTCGAGCGCCGCATGAATCTGGAGGAGCGGTTCGTCTCACTGTTTGTGTGCAAGGACGAAGCCGGCGACACGGGCCGGCTGACCATCGTGGCGCGCGAGCTGATGACCGACGATTTCCTGCTGATCTCCGCCCACGCCTGCACACTGCCCTACATCGATGATCTCTGCGTGCTCGGCGGCAGTACGCTCTCCGCAACCGCGGAGGCGCCAAGCGCGCCGGCGGAACCGTCGGACGGCGGTTTCGTGCGCGCTCCCGCGCAATGGGCGGATTTCGTCGAATCAGCCGTTTCTAAATGA